In one window of Streptomyces sp. FXJ1.172 DNA:
- a CDS encoding rhomboid-like protein → MRALALIAAGQLLGTLVSEGLLAARIAAGQADPALRATLDVGPSYVIVSALAAVVAAGARRWHRRTALAALTVRAPHITSGLTTLAVTPVGHVTALSTGMLLARGLRSSDARHHHLHRRTSRAAPLQAEGRTNGRVPSLIRPPARRRVTPHDRLDGTGAKPILSGVSRRRR, encoded by the coding sequence ATGCGGGCCCTCGCGCTGATCGCGGCCGGCCAACTCCTCGGCACACTGGTGAGCGAAGGGCTGCTGGCAGCGCGGATCGCGGCGGGCCAAGCAGACCCGGCGCTGCGTGCGACGCTGGACGTCGGCCCGTCCTACGTGATCGTCTCGGCCCTGGCCGCCGTGGTGGCAGCAGGGGCCCGGCGGTGGCACCGGCGGACCGCGCTCGCCGCGCTCACGGTGCGCGCACCGCACATCACGAGCGGCCTGACCACGCTGGCAGTCACCCCCGTCGGCCACGTGACAGCACTGTCCACCGGCATGCTGCTGGCACGGGGTCTGCGGTCGTCCGACGCCCGCCACCACCACCTGCACCGACGGACGTCACGCGCAGCGCCGCTTCAGGCCGAGGGGCGTACCAATGGCCGCGTACCTTCTCTCATCCGGCCACCAGCACGGCGTCGGGTCACACCCCACGACAGACTGGACGGGACGGGGGCCAAGCCAATTCTGAGCGGCGTCAGTCGCCGCCGGCGATGA
- a CDS encoding heavy metal transporter, producing the protein MAARRWGRRKAWPVVIGLGVVLSLVSYLAVRYIHSPTPDECRANGPDGTTVTLDPDQASHAATIAAVAHARGLPERAVTIGLATAIQESKLRNLSYGDRDSLGLFQQRPSQGWGSPAQITDPVYASGRFFDALVKVPDYLGLPVTVAAQKVQHSDYPEAYAQHEDMAATLADVLTGRDGPALSCTVSGAMADGATAAGTESSASSEESAPAGGNGAAGSVDAGGSVPQGHAGVAAAVRREFGRVPAALPATGGGNVSYPIAADRTATGWSLALWLVCHATELHATSVTFAGRRWSSTASDQGWTHTASASAVVSSSGEASTLAVTLS; encoded by the coding sequence GTGGCGGCACGCAGGTGGGGGCGTCGCAAGGCGTGGCCGGTGGTGATCGGGCTGGGTGTGGTGCTCTCGCTCGTGAGCTATCTCGCTGTTCGCTACATCCACTCGCCGACTCCCGACGAGTGTAGGGCGAACGGCCCGGACGGTACGACGGTCACGCTCGATCCGGACCAGGCATCCCACGCCGCGACCATCGCCGCAGTGGCCCACGCGCGCGGCTTGCCGGAGCGTGCCGTCACCATCGGCCTGGCGACCGCGATCCAGGAGTCCAAGCTCCGCAATCTCTCCTACGGTGACCGGGATTCCCTAGGTCTGTTCCAGCAGCGCCCGTCCCAGGGCTGGGGAAGCCCCGCCCAGATCACTGACCCCGTCTACGCGTCGGGCCGGTTCTTCGACGCGCTGGTCAAGGTGCCGGACTATCTCGGTCTTCCGGTCACCGTAGCCGCACAGAAGGTCCAGCACAGCGACTACCCGGAGGCGTACGCCCAGCACGAGGACATGGCGGCGACGCTGGCCGACGTGCTGACGGGGCGGGACGGGCCGGCGCTGAGCTGCACGGTGAGCGGGGCGATGGCGGACGGAGCTACGGCGGCCGGAACCGAATCGAGTGCCTCGAGCGAGGAGAGCGCCCCCGCTGGGGGGAACGGCGCGGCTGGTTCGGTGGACGCGGGGGGCTCGGTGCCGCAGGGCCACGCCGGTGTCGCGGCGGCCGTCCGGCGCGAGTTCGGCCGGGTGCCGGCTGCCCTGCCCGCGACCGGCGGCGGCAATGTGAGCTACCCGATCGCGGCCGATCGGACGGCCACGGGCTGGTCCCTCGCCCTGTGGCTGGTCTGCCACGCCACCGAACTGCACGCCACCTCCGTGACGTTCGCCGGCCGGCGCTGGAGCAGCACCGCGTCAGACCAGGGCTGGACACACACCGCATCCGCGTCCGCAGTCGTGTCCTCGTCCGGGGAAGCATCGACGCTGGCGGTGACCCTGAGCTGA
- a CDS encoding SigB/SigF/SigG family RNA polymerase sigma factor: MTATGASATTETAMELPRISEPQKVAPEDARQLSKAFFDKLAVLEEGTEEHQYVRNTLIEMNMSLVRYAASRFRTANGQSMEDIVQVGIIGLIKAIDRFEIAREVQFTSFAVPYIVGEIKRFFRDTTWAVHVPRRLQEARAELSKATEELASRLGRSPKVSELAALMNLTEEEVVEAQIAANGYTSASLDAPLSSSDEDNEAALSEVIGLEDQALELVEDFRSLAPLLADLSERERLIIHLRFVEERTQAEIGKRLSISQMHVSRLLSRLLARLRSGMLSTT, from the coding sequence GTGACGGCGACAGGCGCCAGTGCGACCACGGAGACCGCCATGGAGCTGCCCCGGATCAGCGAGCCACAGAAGGTCGCACCTGAGGATGCCAGGCAACTGTCCAAGGCGTTCTTCGACAAGCTCGCGGTCCTCGAAGAGGGCACCGAGGAGCACCAGTACGTCCGCAACACCCTCATCGAGATGAACATGTCGCTGGTGCGCTACGCGGCCAGCCGCTTCCGCACCGCCAACGGCCAGTCGATGGAGGACATCGTCCAGGTCGGCATCATCGGCCTGATCAAGGCCATCGATCGCTTCGAGATCGCACGTGAGGTCCAGTTCACCAGCTTCGCGGTGCCGTACATCGTAGGGGAGATCAAGCGGTTCTTCCGCGACACCACTTGGGCGGTACACGTCCCACGCCGGCTTCAGGAAGCACGGGCCGAACTCTCGAAGGCCACGGAGGAACTCGCGAGTCGGCTGGGTCGCTCACCCAAGGTCTCCGAACTCGCGGCCTTGATGAACCTCACCGAGGAGGAGGTCGTCGAGGCCCAGATCGCCGCGAACGGCTACACGTCGGCGTCGCTCGATGCTCCCCTCAGCTCCTCGGACGAGGACAACGAGGCGGCGCTGTCCGAAGTCATCGGCCTTGAGGATCAGGCCCTGGAACTCGTGGAGGACTTCCGCTCTCTCGCTCCCCTTCTCGCCGATCTCAGCGAGCGGGAGCGCCTGATCATTCATCTGCGGTTCGTCGAGGAGCGGACACAGGCCGAGATCGGCAAGCGGCTCAGCATCTCCCAGATGCACGTGTCCCGCCTGCTCTCCCGACTTCTGGCCCGCCTACGTAGCGGCATGCTCTCTACCACCTGA
- a CDS encoding STAS domain-containing protein has protein sequence MYWLTSASKAAASIRRAHDDSPLATPYACGSLALIRVTEDLGCFSSAGLDAYAATLMRDGRCHLVLALSGVGFCVSAGLNALVRLWHGTREANGSLTLAAVTAPVLRVIEITGLHELLAIVPTAGDAVDKRAFAQEQCQVELPGPRAEHDAPHGENHGEVSALS, from the coding sequence ATGTACTGGTTGACTTCCGCCTCCAAAGCGGCGGCCAGCATCCGCCGGGCGCACGACGATTCGCCTCTCGCCACCCCGTACGCCTGCGGGTCTCTCGCGCTCATCCGTGTCACGGAAGACCTGGGCTGCTTCAGCTCGGCCGGTCTGGACGCGTACGCGGCTACGCTCATGCGGGATGGGCGATGTCACCTGGTCCTGGCCCTGTCGGGGGTCGGCTTCTGTGTCTCTGCCGGGTTGAACGCCCTGGTCCGGCTATGGCACGGAACCCGTGAAGCCAACGGGAGTCTCACCCTGGCCGCTGTCACCGCGCCCGTGCTCCGCGTCATCGAGATCACTGGCCTGCACGAGTTGCTGGCCATCGTGCCCACTGCGGGCGACGCCGTCGACAAGCGCGCCTTCGCCCAAGAGCAGTGTCAGGTTGAACTCCCAGGTCCCCGTGCCGAACACGACGCACCTCATGGCGAGAACCATGGAGAGGTGTCTGCCTTGTCTTGA
- a CDS encoding pentapeptide repeat-containing protein: protein MEGTRRLFSASSGSCPAGRVAHTNNHPSAGSTLGAARFDGAQFSSAWFGGAQFSDAARFDGARFEGVSVLGPLVCAEWVTLSGAVFVMPVTLEIAARRLACQRTRWKSTAILTVRYAAVDLSHAVLTAPAAVHTHPTPFIHNNTAMSEDPLVGLGQVRIGVGMSRWQVGQVPAQRARSVCSSRTAW, encoded by the coding sequence TTGGAAGGCACACGGAGGCTCTTCTCGGCGTCGTCGGGGTCCTGTCCAGCTGGGCGCGTCGCCCACACGAACAACCATCCTTCGGCCGGATCGACCCTCGGCGCCGCCCGGTTCGACGGGGCGCAGTTCTCCAGCGCCTGGTTCGGCGGGGCGCAGTTCTCCGACGCCGCCCGGTTCGACGGGGCGCGGTTTGAGGGTGTGTCGGTGTTGGGGCCGTTGGTATGCGCGGAGTGGGTGACGCTATCTGGGGCGGTCTTTGTGATGCCGGTGACGTTGGAGATAGCGGCGCGGAGGCTGGCGTGTCAGCGGACGCGGTGGAAATCGACGGCGATCCTGACGGTGCGATACGCGGCCGTGGACCTCAGTCATGCGGTCCTGACCGCCCCCGCCGCGGTCCACACCCACCCCACCCCCTTTATCCACAACAACACGGCGATGAGTGAGGACCCTCTAGTAGGGCTTGGTCAGGTTCGTATTGGGGTGGGTATGTCTCGGTGGCAGGTGGGGCAGGTGCCGGCCCAGAGGGCGAGGAGTGTCTGCAGCTCGCGGACTGCTTGGTAG
- a CDS encoding amidase: protein MEWNFPTAEQLAAALRAGDVTSAELTDEAIARIKQHDDAVNAICVPDFDRARAAARDADQARARGEDRPLLGIPVTVKESYNIAGLPTTWGMPPHRDYMPAEDAVQVSRLKAAGAVVLGKTNVPLGLQDIQSFNEIYGTTNNPWDHRRTSGGSSGGSAAALACGFGALSIGSDIAGSLRTPAHFCGIYAHKPTLGLAAIRGMVPPPGPALPVEHDLAVVGPMARTARDLTLLLDVMAGPDPLTLGVAYHLTLPPARHERLRDFRVLVLDEHPLIPTGSAVRAGVGRVADALVDGGARVERDSPLLPDLTEAAMLYRQLLFSGSVARFPVEAYEQLQARAAGLSADDQSLDAALLRGMVFSHRDWVEANSRRERHRHGWRQLFAEFDAVVCPITPTPAFPHDHNPDPRERRIDIDGVEYPYFDQLVWAGLATMPGLPATAIPAGRSPEGLPVGVQLIGPMFEDRTPLRLAELLEQKIGGFQAPK from the coding sequence ATGGAGTGGAACTTTCCGACGGCCGAACAACTCGCGGCTGCCTTGCGTGCCGGTGACGTGACCTCGGCGGAGCTGACCGACGAGGCGATCGCCCGTATCAAGCAGCACGACGATGCGGTCAACGCGATCTGTGTGCCGGACTTCGACCGTGCACGGGCCGCCGCGCGCGATGCCGACCAGGCGCGTGCCCGCGGTGAGGACCGGCCGCTGCTCGGCATTCCAGTGACGGTCAAAGAGTCCTACAACATCGCCGGACTGCCAACGACTTGGGGTATGCCGCCGCACCGGGACTACATGCCGGCCGAGGACGCGGTGCAGGTATCGCGGCTCAAGGCCGCAGGCGCGGTGGTGCTCGGTAAGACCAATGTGCCCTTGGGGCTGCAAGATATACAGAGCTTCAACGAGATCTACGGCACCACCAACAACCCCTGGGACCACCGTCGTACGTCGGGCGGATCCTCCGGCGGCTCAGCGGCGGCCCTGGCGTGCGGATTCGGCGCGCTGTCCATCGGCTCCGACATCGCCGGTTCGTTGCGCACCCCCGCGCATTTCTGCGGCATCTACGCGCACAAGCCGACACTCGGGCTGGCGGCGATCCGCGGCATGGTCCCGCCGCCCGGTCCGGCCCTGCCGGTCGAGCACGACCTCGCCGTCGTCGGTCCGATGGCGCGCACCGCTCGCGACCTCACGCTCCTGCTCGACGTCATGGCCGGACCCGACCCCCTGACGCTCGGTGTGGCGTACCACTTGACGCTGCCGCCCGCGCGCCACGAACGGCTCCGTGACTTCCGGGTCCTGGTCCTCGACGAGCATCCGCTCATTCCGACCGGGTCCGCCGTGCGGGCGGGCGTGGGCCGGGTGGCCGACGCGCTTGTCGACGGCGGTGCCCGCGTCGAGCGGGACAGTCCGCTGCTGCCCGATCTGACCGAAGCCGCGATGCTCTACAGGCAGTTGCTGTTTTCGGGCTCCGTTGCGCGTTTTCCCGTCGAAGCATACGAGCAGCTGCAGGCCCGCGCCGCCGGACTGAGCGCGGACGACCAGAGCCTCGATGCGGCACTGCTGCGCGGCATGGTGTTCAGCCACCGCGACTGGGTCGAGGCGAACAGCCGTCGCGAGCGCCACCGCCACGGCTGGCGGCAGCTCTTCGCCGAGTTCGACGCGGTGGTGTGTCCCATCACGCCCACTCCCGCGTTCCCGCACGACCACAACCCCGATCCGAGGGAGCGCCGGATCGACATCGACGGCGTCGAGTACCCGTACTTCGACCAGCTCGTCTGGGCCGGTCTGGCCACTATGCCCGGCCTGCCCGCCACCGCTATACCAGCGGGCCGGTCGCCCGAGGGTCTGCCGGTGGGAGTGCAACTCATCGGTCCGATGTTCGAGGACCGCACCCCGCTGCGGCTGGCCGAACTGCTTGAGCAGAAGATCGGCGGCTTCCAGGCACCGAAGTAG
- a CDS encoding alpha/beta fold hydrolase, translated as MEDPMADSESNPVRDLPLHDLAGFTHCWVGADGVRLHAVEGGQPDGPAVVLLAGFPQTWRAWRKVMPSLAGRFRVIAIDLPGQGHSERPEISYDTHTVAAHVHAAVNALGVPAYWLAAHDIGAWVAFSLALNYESHLRGVALLDAGIPGITLPETIPTDPDRAWKTWHFAFHLVPGLPETLLAGREREYVGWFLKAKTLAPGAFDDADLDHYAAALAADGGLRASLAYYRDAAESARKNHQALERQHLTVPILGISSSHGSIPDMAASISPWADNTTGVIVPDAGHFIPDEQPEAVAAAIAGFIAGGD; from the coding sequence ATGGAGGATCCCATGGCTGACTCCGAAAGTAACCCCGTCCGCGACCTGCCCTTGCACGACCTGGCCGGATTCACCCACTGCTGGGTCGGCGCAGACGGCGTCCGCCTGCATGCCGTCGAAGGCGGACAGCCGGACGGCCCGGCTGTCGTCCTGCTCGCCGGGTTCCCGCAAACCTGGCGGGCCTGGCGAAAGGTCATGCCCAGCCTCGCCGGCCGGTTCCGCGTCATCGCGATCGACCTGCCGGGCCAGGGCCACTCCGAGCGCCCGGAGATCAGCTACGACACCCACACGGTCGCCGCCCACGTCCACGCCGCCGTGAACGCTCTCGGAGTGCCGGCCTACTGGCTGGCCGCCCACGACATCGGCGCCTGGGTCGCCTTCTCGCTCGCCCTCAACTACGAAAGCCATCTGCGCGGGGTCGCCCTGCTCGACGCCGGAATTCCCGGCATCACCCTCCCGGAAACGATTCCCACCGACCCGGACCGGGCGTGGAAGACCTGGCATTTCGCGTTCCACCTCGTGCCCGGCCTGCCCGAGACGCTGCTGGCCGGCCGCGAACGGGAGTACGTCGGCTGGTTCCTGAAGGCGAAAACCCTCGCTCCCGGAGCATTCGACGATGCCGACCTCGACCACTACGCAGCGGCCCTCGCCGCCGACGGCGGCCTCCGCGCCTCCCTCGCCTACTACCGAGACGCCGCCGAGTCGGCGCGCAAGAACCACCAGGCGCTCGAGCGGCAGCACCTGACCGTGCCCATCCTCGGGATCTCCAGCAGCCACGGCTCCATCCCGGACATGGCGGCCTCCATCAGCCCGTGGGCCGACAACACCACCGGAGTCATCGTGCCCGACGCCGGGCACTTCATCCCCGATGAGCAGCCCGAAGCCGTCGCTGCCGCCATAGCCGGCTTCATCGCCGGCGGCGACTGA
- a CDS encoding FtsW/RodA/SpoVE family cell cycle protein, translating into MRGRHGPAKLIVRPDRSGRLSDRGLELVLLIGAILICIYGYAETSLAVAGNLPPGMATTCAGAAVLPLVCHVVVRRFAPQADPLILPLATLLSGLGLVLIHRLDIAYGTHYHHSTPAAPGQLMWCGIAVVVFAAAVVLLRDHRRLQRYPYVTIAVGMVLLMAPAFYPGDVYGAKRWIFIGPLSFQPGEFVKIVIVVFFAGYLTMRRDALALAGRRLMGMYLPRGRQLGPVAAVWILSLLVLIFERDLGTSLIFFGLFVIMLYVATERTSWVVFGVVMFAVGAFVVGSFEPHVHGRVVAWLHPMDIFLPPDKRPPGLVSDQAAQALFSFGSGGIFGSGLGEGHPELIGFAGRSDFILTTVGEELGLTGVTLVILLYALLAERGLRTALTVTDPFGKLLAGGLASALVLQVFVVVGGVTGLIPLTGKALPFLAQGGSSMVANWLLVAVLIKVSDTARRPPPVPAVDVSAAETQFVRP; encoded by the coding sequence ATGAGGGGTCGGCATGGACCGGCGAAACTGATCGTGCGGCCGGACCGGTCAGGGCGCCTTAGCGACCGGGGGCTAGAACTGGTCCTGCTGATAGGCGCCATCCTCATCTGCATATACGGCTATGCCGAGACGTCCCTCGCCGTCGCCGGGAATCTGCCGCCGGGCATGGCGACGACGTGCGCGGGGGCGGCCGTACTGCCGCTGGTGTGCCACGTCGTCGTACGCCGGTTCGCGCCGCAGGCCGATCCGCTGATCCTGCCGCTGGCCACGCTGCTCAGTGGTCTGGGGCTCGTCCTCATCCACCGGCTGGACATCGCGTACGGGACGCACTACCACCACTCGACGCCCGCGGCACCGGGGCAGTTGATGTGGTGCGGGATAGCCGTGGTGGTGTTCGCCGCAGCGGTGGTGCTGCTGCGGGACCACCGCAGGCTGCAGCGGTATCCGTACGTCACGATCGCCGTGGGCATGGTCCTGCTGATGGCGCCGGCGTTCTACCCCGGTGACGTCTACGGCGCCAAGCGGTGGATCTTCATCGGCCCGCTGTCCTTCCAGCCCGGAGAGTTCGTGAAGATCGTCATCGTGGTCTTCTTCGCCGGGTATCTGACGATGCGCAGGGACGCCCTCGCTCTCGCCGGACGGCGGCTCATGGGCATGTATCTGCCGCGCGGGCGGCAGTTGGGCCCGGTCGCGGCCGTGTGGATCCTGAGCCTGCTCGTCCTGATCTTCGAGCGGGACCTCGGTACCTCGCTGATCTTCTTCGGCCTGTTCGTGATCATGCTGTACGTCGCCACCGAGCGGACCAGCTGGGTGGTGTTCGGCGTCGTGATGTTCGCCGTCGGAGCCTTCGTCGTCGGCTCGTTCGAACCGCACGTCCACGGCCGTGTCGTCGCCTGGCTGCACCCCATGGACATCTTCCTCCCGCCCGACAAACGGCCGCCTGGGCTGGTCTCGGACCAGGCCGCGCAGGCCCTGTTCAGTTTCGGCTCGGGCGGCATCTTCGGCAGCGGCCTCGGCGAGGGCCACCCGGAACTCATCGGCTTCGCCGGGCGCAGCGACTTCATCCTCACCACGGTCGGCGAGGAACTCGGCCTGACCGGGGTGACGCTCGTCATCCTGCTCTACGCGCTGCTCGCCGAGCGTGGACTACGGACGGCCCTCACCGTCACCGACCCGTTCGGCAAGCTGCTCGCCGGCGGCCTGGCCTCGGCGCTCGTCCTCCAGGTCTTCGTCGTCGTAGGCGGAGTCACCGGGCTCATCCCACTCACCGGCAAGGCCCTGCCCTTCCTCGCCCAGGGCGGCTCGTCCATGGTCGCCAACTGGCTGCTGGTCGCCGTTCTGATCAAGGTCAGCGACACGGCCCGCCGGCCCCCGCCCGTCCCGGCCGTCGACGTCAGCGCCGCCGAGACCCAGTTCGTCCGGCCGTGA
- a CDS encoding TetR/AcrR family transcriptional regulator has protein sequence MAGKKQFDMDKALDAAMTQFWRAGYADTSIDDLSRATGLNRSSIYSSLGDKDTLFLRCLDRYAARYGEKYDAALSCAASEPLAAVRAFFDVTLERIADPDLPDGCLIAQSAMAIPVLSPAVAAHAKEALGFQLMRLRAALKAGRLTDQDAEAFAVHVAAVNQSLAVMSRAGASPAQLLAVVDVTVNALSQTLRAHL, from the coding sequence GTGGCAGGCAAGAAGCAGTTCGACATGGACAAGGCGCTCGATGCCGCGATGACCCAGTTCTGGCGCGCCGGCTACGCCGACACCTCCATCGACGACTTGTCCCGGGCAACCGGCCTGAACCGCAGCTCCATCTACTCCTCGCTCGGCGACAAGGACACGCTGTTCCTGCGCTGCCTGGATCGCTATGCCGCGCGCTACGGCGAAAAGTACGACGCCGCCCTATCGTGTGCGGCCTCCGAGCCCCTTGCCGCTGTCCGCGCGTTCTTCGATGTCACCCTTGAGCGCATCGCCGATCCCGACCTGCCCGATGGCTGTCTGATCGCCCAGTCGGCCATGGCGATTCCGGTGCTGAGCCCGGCCGTCGCGGCGCACGCCAAAGAGGCGCTCGGCTTCCAGCTCATGCGCCTGCGCGCCGCGCTGAAGGCCGGCCGATTGACCGACCAGGACGCCGAGGCTTTCGCCGTGCACGTGGCAGCCGTGAACCAGTCTCTCGCCGTCATGAGCAGAGCCGGGGCGAGTCCAGCACAGCTCCTGGCCGTAGTGGACGTGACCGTCAACGCGCTCTCGCAGACGTTGCGCGCGCACCTGTAG